From the genome of Malus sylvestris chromosome 13, drMalSylv7.2, whole genome shotgun sequence:
ATGATAGTATTTTAATTGTCAAAGGTCAATTCAGTTCCTAGTTGGTCCAAATATATGAACAAATGAAATATTATTACTCGAAAATGAGGGACTACACTTACAGCCCAAGGATCATGTTGCTATTCAGAAGCTTTAATTTGGCTTTCACAATGGATCCAAAATGGTTAAATGATCAAATATCGACAGAGCGATAGAATATCAACAGAGTAATTGATCatttcaatgattcaaatttaaaaatgagaaattttatttcaattcatataacctttttttatacttaattttTAAACTTGAAATGTGAATTGTCTTTTTTACTCTATTACATAATTACGATTTATCTTTAAACACACACTATTTAAACACACACTATTTAAACTCTACCATCACGCAATGTTTATCCTACATTTATTCCGGCTAAAACCTGGTTCACAGGATATCAAGGTGGATATATGAGGAGGAAGACAATAAAATCTTCTGAAGAAACAAGCTTATACTATGTCATACTCGACATTGGCAATAAGTGATCAATCTGCAACAGTCAAAATTTAACTTTTACGATCTCTGGCATTAAGCTTTATTGAGAGAGTCTAATgctaaattaaaatcaaattacaGTTGTTGGAAGCATCGATACGAGCGGGATCACAATGCTTGAAGAGGTCCAAAAAAAATGTTGATAGAAAGGGTCTCAAGGTATGATATTATGGCAGACTAAGCTTGTTTGATATAGTTCCATAATTTGTTTGatcatgtgtttagttttattcTTTCTTCTAATCTATTAGCTTGTAATAGCAAACCCCTCATGTGAGGTGATCAAGAAGCTCGAGAAGTCCAAGTTCTTTCTTCTTATCTATCAGCTTTCAAGTAAAATCTTCACCAAACTGCTCAATTTGGAATTTATATTTTGAATTGGTTTTGTGAGGGTagtttaggtagtaaatttaaatttaaagagagactaattctttaattaaaagtAGGGTTTCTTTGGGGAAGTACTACTTGAATTGTAAGCATGTGCACTTATACTATCTGaactttcaatttttattttttactatttGAACTCTCTTAATTGTTGGAATCTACCATCTACTTTACTTTCCATCCATTTTGCCGCTAAAACATGTCACATATACGAATATTGTCGTCAATTAACTTCATGAGGCTGACTAAGATACAAATTAGCTCCAAAATAATATAGCCTAACTCAATATGATGTCAAAATTAGGAGTTTGTACCACCCTAGTTCAGCAATTCCCTCCACaagaatttgaaaaattaatatttgaataaattaaGGTGAATCACACACCCACTCACTGTAAATGAAATACTATATTTTTGCATAATTTTCACTTCAACAACCCTTGCCAAAATCAAACCCGAAATCaacttcttcatttctcttATGACCTAACTCCAACACTACTACAGGGAAAATGCCTTTTGCCTTTGTACAAATTGATTCCAACAAGCCCTAGAaagtgaattgacaaaaatatccCTCCACGTGAGAATTGCATGACATGATTTAATGGCAAAATGGATGGCAAATAACATAGGTGGTAGATTCCAACAGTTTAGAGAGTTCGGGTGGTAAAAAATAAAGATTGAAAGTTTAGGTGGCGTATATGCTTGCAAGTTCAAATAGTACTTGGGCAAAATCcctttaaaaataatatgggtatAAAGAATAAGTTGAATATAGAAAGAGGTTAacataaattcaaataaaatttgcaCTTTTGATGAATttcccaagaaaaaaaaatctaaacaatTAACTTTGGCAATATGCATTTCTTATCGGGATTTCCTATGGCGGTCCAAAGTATTGGATACTCTACACCGTTTTAACAGGTTCTTTCTAACGATTATTTAAGAACCCGAAGTATCCTATGATCCAGAGGACTGGAGAATTGTAGTTTCTTATTTGTAGGTTCGATGTTAGAAGAGCTTATTGGGTTGAGAACTAACTGGTGATTTGCAGAAGTAATTGCAGGTAGTAACTAGCGATTCTTCTCATTCATGCTGAAATATGTACTTGTAAAAAAACTGCCAACTGGTAGTTTGAGAAGCATTTTTTGAAGCCTGAAGCAAAAATTTCCTAGATGTAAATTAGATTCATTAATTAACATTTCTTTACAGAGCCTACAACTGAAAGACTCCCCATAAGTGGGTCTACACTGCAGTGAACAAGGACCTGCTATCTATGGTGATCAAGGAACAACTCTTTCAACACTATAAATACTGATCTAAACTCAGAAACACCCTTTCTGTTCTTCCCTCCGCCGCTAGTTAAACCGGAAGACCTTGAACCCGCATAAAAGGTTTGTATGTGAGGAAGGAAAATTAACAGTGAACAATCATCTTGTGATTGCAGCGTCTTTTCTGGCTAATCTCGTTTCAGTGACCAAACCATCGACCCTCTTCCACTTCTAACAATAAAACATTACTCTCTTTACATTCTCCTTCAAGGCTGGTAATGGTCGCACTCCAGACTCGCCAGCAGCGCGTGTACCCTTAGCAGTGTGACCAGTAGAGCCATTCTCTTGCATATCTGGCTCCAGATAGAATCGAGCACGGAAAGCAGCCAAATGCGCATAGTATGCCGGAGGTACTGCAAAAGGACATAGCAGATAATTCAAAACCTTTTTCACCTAGAGCATGGCTTTATAGCAGAATTGATTATGCATGAGCAGAAAATTATTCGGCTACGTCACATGGAAGAACAATTACTTACCAACAGAGACAGAGCGCGTGCACCTTGCATATGTGTAACACAGGTTATTTGTCAATGATTGGATTCCATCAGCAGTAAAATTATTCTCATCCCAAATAACATGGTAGTGAGCTGGGCGACTTGTCCCCTGCcaatataagaaaaatatgcACACATTCAACTATCAAAGACTGTAAAATTTACAAAGCATTATAAATGGAAAATGCAACTAAAATTTGTTTAAAAGATTCTATGCGGTTACACCCATATGTTATTTGAAATTATAAGATCATAACAAGCGATTTTTTTGGAACATGATTGGTTCAGATTTTCTGGAATATGGTTTCAATGAGATTGAGagatatatttaatttttccaGGCTTCCAATTCCAGGGCAGAACTGCAAAGATGAAAATTGAATACAATTTTCTACCTGAATACCAGCATGACTGCAGAGATAGAAATCATGTTCGGTTGGATGGCAAATCTTAGTATCAACCACAGTACCTGAAAGCAGTAAAATGATAAAACATTAGAGCACAAAACACTTTGTATTAGTCAAGAAGGTGCAACATGACAGACAGATGCAAGTTTCTAAGATAGGTTAACTTTACCAGGTAATATGTTCCCACTCTTGTCTATGCTGCTCCTGTCCCTATGGTTATTAGCAAATAATCGTGTGTGGTGCCGTTTTTGAACCACAATGAAAGTCACTGGTGGTTGATAGTTGGGTTCCAGAGAAGCGCATGCCTGTATGAAGATTAATTATCAATGTAATTTCCATTCATCTTTAATATATTGCTACCAGccataatgaaataaaatatatcAATTCTCACCTTCCGGATTGCATCAAGCTCGTAAAGTAAGACTTGGTAAAATTGACCTTCACTTACACCATCCCTGCTCAGAATTATTTCCATCAAATTTAAGAACATGgcacaaagaaaaaacaatgcAGACAGATAATCAAACTGTTTGTTACAAACACTGGCACTAGGAATACAAACATTTACCTGTAAAATATAATCCTTAGGGGCTTCTGTCCTGTTGCCTTCCTAAACGAAACCAGAAGATCCCTGGACAAACAGAATAACGTTAAAGATAGAATGTTAGCACCTAAGCAAGGAGAGCATTATATGCAAGCAGAAGATCCAAGGACCAAATTGGATTTCCATTAGTAGGGGAAGAATGCACTCTAGATTAAGAAAAGAATTGGCTGTAGACTTCTCGTACCGGATCATGCCACCACTGACTGTGCCACGAACAGGGTCTTGCCATGTTTTATACAAATCCTGTATGAGTTCCTGTCTGTGAGCTTGAGCACAAACTAATCCAGCATATTTGGTCACTTCGGGCCAGTCCTGGGAAGCTACCACCTGGATAAGTACAAACACCATTAGCAACGAAGGTTTCAACACATATTGCCAAAAGAATTTCTAggtaataaaggattttacagcAGCAATTGAGGGGCTGGAATCTTCTCCATTCTCAGGGTGAGTCACATCTGCTCCAAAGATTATGGTTGGTATATCACTGACCAAAGGTATCCTGCAGCTGATAGCATCCAAGAGAACAGTGTTTCTGCCACCCATCTGCGCCATGGACGTGTCCCAAAATCATCAGGATCCAGTAATTATAAGGGGTGAAGAGACTAGGTttacaatgacacaaaggaggcCTTTATCTTTAccataaaaatgtaaaaacatacaaaaagaaaaaggatgtTGTCATTCTCAACAACTGTCTCAAGTCATATATTGTAAAATGATTCACAGTTACCGTAGTATCATGCAAGATTGTGGAATTGGACAAACCTTAACATTTATCTTTAGGGAGACATTAGCCAAGTACTGTTTGCTGATCTTGAAAACATACTTTGTGAGACAGCATTGTGATATTAAACCGAGATCTGTTTCACATATTCGCTTGATATCACCTAAAATAGCAGAATCCGATTAGAACTACATATACAATTCCAGATCAAATCTCAGGTATAAAGCTTATTTTTAAGTATATCAAGGTCAAATATTAATGCAATATTCTAAATGAAATCACAGGCATGTATGACATACCATACAGGGACCCGTTGTTGTCAGGCAAAATGGCCAATAGGAGCTCTaaatcttttcctttggtcttgTTCATGGACGCATGATAAACATGCTTCAAAGCTTTCTCTACTTGTTCAGGCCTCGCATTGTAGATTGGAATTACAGGTTCTGAATTAAATTCCTACAGAATAGCAAAATACATTTATATCCCAAATTCTGAAACATGCAGAAATGACATAAGAGAAAACACTTTACATAAAAAATTGGCAGAAATAATACCATGCCAGATACTTGACACATTTGAGCAAGTTCACTGCAAAATCCACGTGCGACACTCTCTTGCACTCCCCTTGAAAAATTAATACAAGCCCACCGACTGACAGTCATTCCATTAATCATTTTCTGCATTACAAGAAGACAGGCAGCCAAAGTATTAGTAGTAGAACCATAGAACGGAGACATTATGACTGATAAAAACCTTGCAACACCTTAACAGATATTGGAGGAAattatgaaatgaaattttttaaacacGGTAGTGTAGATTGTACTACAATATCAGGGGTGATAGGTTGTACATGTTGAATTGATTATCTATTGGAACTGTTATTACCATGATGGTTCAATGGCCAATTTGACTCACTTATACATACTGAAAATGGAGTTATTACATTTACAAAATCAGAAAGGTAACCTAGAAATTTATGACAATTAGAAAATCAAGATTGCAATTGACAAGTGTGGTACCTTGTTCATCATATTCCACTGACCAACTTGAGGCaaacaattcttttcttttccagtTTCATGATACTTCAGCTGCAGGTAAGGGTTCCTTGGGATGGTCAACATATATTTTCCAAACTTGCTACGAAAAATGAGAATATATACTAAGGAAAACGTtattcacacacccatttttacctcccacacacccttgttaattgtTCGCCactgatcttcttcaattcattcaatccaatggccaaaaattgagaggggtgtgagaagtaaaataggtgTGGATAGCACTACCCTATACTGAAACAAacttttcaaagaaaaaaaaaatagaggggAAGCATTACCCAAGGAGCAGGAAGAATTCGAGCTTCGACTGAAGCTAGTTTTTCACTGATTTTGATTCCAAACTCCTTCGCATAAGGATCTTGGTCATATGCGTTGTGTTGAACAGTCTGCTAGCATTTTAAtttcaaaaggaaacaaaattaTACTTTGTATTAGCGTTATAGATAATATATTTCAAATATGTACTTTTTCACCATTTCCCAAGTGGTCATTACATCAAACTATCAGCCAATTTCACTATTATTATTTTCTCCTGAAAACCCCGACTGATACAGGAAATCTGTATTTCCTTGGGAAGAAAGTTAGGAGAGAAAAAGCAATTTAACTatgttaaaatatataaaaaataaaaaaatcacctGCAGGATGTCATTTTCACGATCCCTAGGTCTTTGACATGTAACCTTTAAGAGAGCAGTAATTTGCTTCTCATTCAACCTCTTTGTATACCGTTGCCCCTCAACAATTTTGCAGGCCTGAAAGAGATTAGAGCATGTAAGTTCCACATAAGAATTATGAAAAAGAAATTGTAATTAAATAATCACCGGGAAGATGAGAAGTTTTTAAGGACAATTACTCGCCTCCATGGGTAAATAGTTTGCCTTCTTCTGATTACCAACTTGAAGGCAAGGAAGATGCCCGTGTTGAATGGTGAATCCATACATCTCTTGGAAGTATTCAATTACGGACTTCATGGTCAAGTTCTCATCAACAGGAAACCTGAACAGACATAGCATCAGCAAATAGAACACTAGTAAAAATCGATCAAGAAAAGAAATTACAGCTTCTGGCCTTGCTTCCTGAAGATGGAAGGGGGGTGGGGGAGGATCCTCGGAAAAGGAAAGATTTAATATGGAAATGGGAAATATAGAGCAAGCCTTGGTTCTTGTACTTGTCTGTGTACAAGTACAAAACGAATAAAGCTGATAAAAAATCCAACCTAGAGTCTTCAAACTTACACTAGTTCTCTTGTAGGTTGAGATGTCAATCCTGAAACTCGATACTTTCTTCGAACACTCCCTCTGTGTGTAACTTCAACTTTCACACCTCTAAGAGCCTTTTTAATCTGGTAGACATTTAAATTAACGCTCTAGATTAAATTCGATATTATGGGAACAGAAACATATCACACCAAAAGTCTAAGAATCAAGTACCTTTACACGGTCAGCATCAGACAATGTTCTAGACAATACATCTTTGCCTAGAAGCTGGGCTACAAACTCTATTACAGGGAGAGGCTCAATAAACGCAGCTGAAGCCATATCTGCAAATGTGACGATAGagaaacaataaaaacaaaatatgtgagagatgatatgagattgACACAAACCATAAGTGCGTTCcttttgaaattcaaataaCTTTAAATTCCTAACCAATGTTGAGGGAAAGCCCCATTTGGGTAGGTCTTATACTTTGGTAAAACCCGCACCACGATTCCAACCCCTCACCAAGCCGTTGTGGTGTTCTGATATTGGGTGAAAAGAAGGATCTCCCAATGGGGCAGTACCTTTACCAAACCAAATGAAGACCGGgtcaaattaataataaaatcaaTCTCAGCACCCACAGAACATAGTGCATTTACAGTTTGGTAATAAAGTAATACCTCTTGTTTGAGAGCTCTCTTAATACAATGTCAAGAATTTGGAGCGCTTCCTGTGGAGCATCAGCACACTTACCAGCCAGAAACTGGCCCAGATGATGCATGTTTGCTCGTGCAACGAATTTAATTACCACTTTATATTCTCTTTCTCTTCTGAAATATTAGGTAATCGGAAATTAGCTCCATTTGGAGATCATAACGACAAATTCCAATTGCTCATCGtatagaaaacaaaacaagaccATTGGAAATTTCCTAAACTTTATTGTTTCCAGTTTGTGTTAGGTATTATTATAATCCAAGTCAATATATAAGAGTCTACACTGAAACGGAAGGAAAACAGGAGGCGATGTCCTTACTTTCGGCCACTGATTCCATCCGGTTCATCAACAAGCTTAATATTGAACTCCTTCCAAGCAAAGGGCAGCTCACCAGCAGTGTACAAACTCTTTCTACCATCATAAGCAGGCAGTCTCATTCCTAAGTCAGATTCCTTGTACAACCTCACCAGTTCTGCCATGATAGCTCTGTTCAAAGCTCTCGATGCAACTTCAGGAGTTATGCTAACCTGCAAGAGTCGGATTACCGATGCCGAAAAGGCAAAAAGACATTAAGAACAAGATTTTAGTTCAAATTTAACTCTCATAAATGCCACAATAAGAAAAGGACGGTAAAAACAGTGcttttttcaatttcttctgCAATGCAAAAGAaattatgaaaagtaaaaacatcATAAACATGTTGAGTGTCCGATTAAAGGGCCCAATTTTTATGGCACAGCAGAAACATCAAACAAAAGAGCTTACATCATAATGGTTCAAGTCCTTCTCTGGTAACTCTGCAAAGAAATGGTTGGCCTTCACAATACACTTGATCCCAACTTGTCCATAACCAGGCCGAGGAGCAAAACTCAACGACTTGCTCGAAGTCGGAAACCCCATCTCCATGGAAACCGAGTTGCCACCATTTTCCACATAACCATTTGGACTAGTAGCTAGAGGAGCAGCACCACCCAAGCTTGGTGAGGCAGGTAGATGAGCCACAGCGCAGTGCCGCGAGCTCGGCCGCATACAAACATCACCTTGATCGGACTTCCGACCGCCTCTgccccttcttcttcctctgtttTTTGCTGGAGGTGATGTTTGGTTATGGAGTTTGGGGTTTTGGGGTTCCTGGGGTGGTGGACCTTTGCCATTTTGGGCAGTTTTCGGTGCCTTTTGAACTGGGTTCACTGGGTTCTGCAAGTGGGGTTTGATCACAAGGTGTTGCTCCGAGCTCTCCTTCTTTCTTATAGGCATGTTTGCAGAAGCACTTGGTCAAAAGGTTAAAACTTTCACCAGACTGCACAAAAACACAATGCCTTCCCTTCTagttgtttcactcaatttccaACAGATTTAGTTCCACTGGAAGAAAAACATACAGGAAGAAATGGCATGTCAGATCAAAAGGACCTCAATAAATTTcttaaaatatgaataaacgGTAAAAATATTAATGAGATTTCAATTTCATCAGAGTCTTGTACGCAAGGTAAAACAGTAGGGGTAAATAAATGAACAAGCATTACTATTCCTTTGCAAAAACTGAAACTTCAACTGTTCAACTCTGTTTCTGCGGATTTTGACCCCTCTAAAAATTACATGTACATACAAAACTGAAtaccaaaacccagaaaccagaAGAGCAACAGTTTCTTCTGACTTGTGATTTGCAGAGCCATTCAGTAAATAAAACCAATAAAATataacaaattaaataaaaacattcgagcagaaaaataaaataaaatcataaatgCACAGACAAAACAGACTATTACCCAAAAACCCCAGGCGTTCCACCAAATGCTTCTATGAGCAACCCAATGGCCATGAAATCTCTTgagacaaataaaataaaataaaataatattatggtGAAtagaaacttgaaaaaaatggaaaaacccGAACCAGAGTCTTCAGCCTGTCTGGTGCTCAAAActgaaattttgtcaaaatatcacATAACAAGGAATAAGCCCAAGCAGataaaaacacaagaaaatacattataaatacacacacacacacacacacacacacatatatatatacacacacacgctTGAAAGGAAATATAATAACACTATTAAATTTGTGTGGGAAGATTTGAGACCTTGTGACTGCTAAAAGAAGTAGAATAAAAACActgagaagaaaacaaaaatcaagaACATATCCAAGAGGAAGGAATAAACATTGAAAGGGGCAGTAAAATCACTATCCAACTTAATGCCACACacagaaattaaacaaaataaataaatatataaatatatatgtataatgaGTCCATTAAATACACCCACGAAGTCCAAGAGAAACCCAAAAGAAACAAAGCTGGAGACTACTCACCAACAACCAACCAGACATTTAAACTCActgagcagcagcagcaactgTGAACGAGCTAGCAATTAACTCACTGAGTCGCTCGAGAAACAAATTAAATCAGTGATCTTcggattgaaaaaaaaaactgggggATTGAAAGTTTTAAGGTTGGGATGGAAAGGGGACCAAAAGGGCAGAGATTTAAAAGATGGGTTATGTGGGGGATTCagattcagagagagagagagagagagagagagagttttttgCGTCAGACAGATGGGGAGAGACGGGGGAGTGATGCGGATGATGATGAATCTTTATACACGCATGCAAGTGCTTTTGGTGTTTTCTTTATCACGTGTAAAAGGCTTGAAGACCTAATCTCTTTGCTTTTAAATATGGcttcttcctctccctctctctctctatctctctctcttcagttTGGGTTGTGTTCTGAACCAACAGCACTGCCTCGGGGACGCAGCAAAGACCATttattataaaaagaaaaaccagaagagagagagagggaggagagagagagagtgggaggGAAATTGGATGGATGGAATGGAAGGAAATGGGCATGCGTCCAAAAGAGCACCGAGTATTTATAAAAGCAATCATACACAGAAGAAGAATAATTCGAACTTGCAGTCCTTGCAGACTTCTCCAtttcagctctctctctctctctcttctcagtCCCCACTGTCCAGTCCTATTTcataatttctttgttttttcttattatcCATTTTTAATCCTTCATCAATTTtatatctttaattttttttatatgtaatgTTTTATTTATGTACCCACAACAACCAGAACCACAACTTCCCACTGTTTGGCTTAAGAtttatggacaaggattgtctgccctctcatTTCCGGTGCCCTTCCGTGCTGTCCTGTTCTGTGtaatcacggttaagtcacgtctacattttatattttttttgtaaagataataagataaaaatgaatagtaatataaaatgttgacgtggcttaactgtgaccataTAAACA
Proteins encoded in this window:
- the LOC126595913 gene encoding protein argonaute 10-like — encoded protein: MPIRKKESSEQHLVIKPHLQNPVNPVQKAPKTAQNGKGPPPQEPQNPKLHNQTSPPAKNRGRRRGRGGRKSDQGDVCMRPSSRHCAVAHLPASPSLGGAAPLATSPNGYVENGGNSVSMEMGFPTSSKSLSFAPRPGYGQVGIKCIVKANHFFAELPEKDLNHYDVSITPEVASRALNRAIMAELVRLYKESDLGMRLPAYDGRKSLYTAGELPFAWKEFNIKLVDEPDGISGRKREREYKVVIKFVARANMHHLGQFLAGKCADAPQEALQILDIVLRELSNKRYCPIGRSFFSPNIRTPQRLGEGLESWCGFYQSIRPTQMGLSLNIDMASAAFIEPLPVIEFVAQLLGKDVLSRTLSDADRVKIKKALRGVKVEVTHRGSVRRKYRVSGLTSQPTRELVFPVDENLTMKSVIEYFQEMYGFTIQHGHLPCLQVGNQKKANYLPMEACKIVEGQRYTKRLNEKQITALLKVTCQRPRDRENDILQTVQHNAYDQDPYAKEFGIKISEKLASVEARILPAPWLKYHETGKEKNCLPQVGQWNMMNKKMINGMTVSRWACINFSRGVQESVARGFCSELAQMCQVSGMEFNSEPVIPIYNARPEQVEKALKHVYHASMNKTKGKDLELLLAILPDNNGSLYGDIKRICETDLGLISQCCLTKYVFKISKQYLANVSLKINVKMGGRNTVLLDAISCRIPLVSDIPTIIFGADVTHPENGEDSSPSIAAVVASQDWPEVTKYAGLVCAQAHRQELIQDLYKTWQDPVRGTVSGGMIRDLLVSFRKATGQKPLRIIFYRDGVSEGQFYQVLLYELDAIRKACASLEPNYQPPVTFIVVQKRHHTRLFANNHRDRSSIDKSGNILPGTVVDTKICHPTEHDFYLCSHAGIQGTSRPAHYHVIWDENNFTADGIQSLTNNLCYTYARCTRSVSVVPPAYYAHLAAFRARFYLEPDMQENGSTGHTAKGTRAAGESGVRPLPALKENVKRVMFYC